The following proteins are encoded in a genomic region of Coffea eugenioides isolate CCC68of chromosome 6, Ceug_1.0, whole genome shotgun sequence:
- the LOC113775488 gene encoding replication protein A 32 kDa subunit B — MYGGHSQFDGNAAFAGGGFMPSQATQTTADASYSPAKNRDTQTLIPLTVKQISEAFHSSDDKMNLLVDGVEVNNVKMVGLLKNKTERVTDIQFVVDDGTGCIDCFRWVNEAVDSKEMERVMDGMYVVIHGHLKGFQGKKQMMVYSVRPVTEYNEIANHFADCIYVHCYNTRLRKLQENTSTSVNVPNSGFNTPVKGYQPSLSNQFSGQHTVDRLEGVEKLILDYLQQPALLESVKGASRDELAQRLNVPLERILKAIEWLECEGFIYSTIDEFHFKSITNG; from the exons ATGTACGGAGGACACAGCCAATTTGATGGAAACGCCGCTTTCGCCGGCGGTGGTTTCATGCCCTCTCAAGCCACTCAAACCACGGCTGATGCCTCCTATTCTCCTGCAAAG AATCGTGATACGCAGACCTTGATTCCACTGACAGTGAAGCAAATAAGTGAAGCCTTTCATTCTAGTGATGACAAAATGAATCTTCTCGTAGATGGAGTTGAGGTTAACAAT GTAAAGATGGTGGGattattaaagaataaaactgaAAGGGTAACTGATATTCAATTCGTTGTAGATGATGGCACGGGCTGCATTGATTGTTTCAGATG GGTAAATGAGGCTGTTGATAGCAAAGAAATGGAAAGAGTGAT GGATGGCATGTATGTTGTTATTCATGGTCACCTGAAAGGCTTTCAGGGTAAAAAGCAAATGATGGTCTACTCTGTCAG GCCTGTCACCGAGTATAATGAGATTGCAAACCACTTTGCTGATTGTATATACGTGCACTGCTACAATACCAGGTTACGG AAGTTGCAAGAAAATACCAGTACTTCAGTTAATGTGCCAAACTCAGGTTTCAACACTCCTGTGAAGGGTTACCAGCCTTCCCTATCAAATCAG TTCTCTGGGCAACACACTGTTGATAGATTGGAGGGAgttgagaaattgattttggaCTATTTGCAGCAGCCAGCATTGCT TGAAAGTGTGAAGGGGGCATCACGCGATGAACTTGCCCAGCGACTGAATGTGCCTTTGGAAAGAATCCT AAAAGCTATTGAATGGCTTGAATGTGAAGGGTTTATTTACTCAACAATCGACGAGTTTCACTTCAAATCCATTACCAATGGCTGA
- the LOC113773267 gene encoding pentatricopeptide repeat-containing protein At4g39530 → MTVILQNFVRPRADIVLLLRLPQKLKHPTKICRYYSAVVSSSQLLHPNPRAAQKGELVKLLLSAPQSAPRPTVFYYYKVVHAQIVRWGFESSTFLNNILLSAYLNSGWCFGYAYALFDRMSHRNLTTFSTMINALYKQYELYNEALVVFSEFRRSCGQNPDEFVLGPVIRSCTQLKCVGVGLQLHTSAIRTGLDQNIYIGNCLVEFYWKLVDVEAARLVFDCLLIKSVVTWNSIMTGFAKSGRSEVSLDLFKEMLRTNVVPDKYVISSALRACVALDFLEGGRQVHAYLLRREAEMDVQVDCILIDLYVKCGKVQSGRKVFDRMVVKDVIAWTTMISGYMQNLFDWDAMELFAEMNRLGGKPEEYACSCVLLSCSSLEALEQGRQVHAYSLKSNLDSDGFVSNNLIYMYSKCGSLVDARRIFDTMENLDVISYNAIIEGYLRQENLYEAFDLFAKMRMNLIPPSLSTFISLFGVSASLNTFQLTKQIHALMLRSGFSLDKFAGSALIDAYSKCLSLGDAKLVFEEMKEKDIVVWNVMLGGYAQQLENEEALKLYLELQLSGLQSNEYTFVTLIAIASNLASLIHGLQFHNQIMKTGLNYDLYVMNALIDMYAKCGSLEEARKIFDFASMDDVTCWNSMIMSYALHGEAEEALNMFENMIQTGVKPNTVSFVGVLSACSHVGLVDEGFRHFGYMSSIGIVPETEHYACMVSLLGRAGKLYEAKEFIEKMPIKPTARVWKNLLSACRMNDNVKMAEHAAEITTSIDPKDSGSYALLSNTFASQGMWVKVKNVRDKMDRTGVVKETGCSWIELNNKIHSFTSTDRMHHAANLIYSVMDHLIQHMRGMMYDNASLPTQ, encoded by the coding sequence GTAATTTTGCAAAACTTCGTCAGGCCTCGAGCAGACATAGTACTTCTACTAAGACTCCCTCAGAAATTAAAACATCCCACCAAAATCTGCAGATACTACTCCGCTGTAGTATCATCATCTCAACTCCTCCATCCAAACCCACGCGCCGCCCAAAAGGGTGAACTTGTCAAACTCTTACTCTCCGCACCCCAAAGCGCCCCTCGCCCAACAGTATTCTACTACTACAAAGTAGTTCACGCACAAATTGTTCGATGGGGCTTTGAGTCCAGCACCTTTCTAAATAACATTCTCTTGTCTGCGTACTTAAATTCTGGATGGTGTTTCGGGTATGCATATGCTCTGTTTGACAGAATGTCTCACAGGAAtttgaccactttttccaccatgATTAACGCTTTGTACAAGCAGTACGAGCTTTATAACGAGGCCCTGGTGGTGTTTTCGGAGTTCAGAAGAAGTTGTGGTCAGAACCCTGACGAGTTTGTTTTGGGTCCTGTTATTCGCTCTTGTACGCAGTTGAAGTGCGTTGGAGTTGGTCTGCAGTTGCATACCTCTGCCATTAGAACTGGGCTCgatcaaaatatatatatcggGAACTGTTTGGTTGAATTTTACTGGAAACTTGTCGATGTCGAGGCGGCTAGGTTGGTGTTTGATTGTTTATTGATAAAAAGTGTAGTGACTTGGAATTCAATTATGACGGGGTTTGCAAAGAGCGGCAGGAGTGAGGTTTCACTGGACTTATTCAAGGAAATGCTGAGGACTAATGTTGTTCCAGATAAATATGTGATCTCCAGCGCTTTGAGGGCATGTGTGgcgcttgattttcttgaagggGGAAGGCAAGTTCATGCTTATCTGTTGAGAAGGGAAGCTGAAATGGATGTTCAAGTGGATTGCATCCTTATAGACTTGTATGTCAAATGCGGAAAAGTGCAGAGCGGGCGCAAAGTGTTCGATAGAATGGTGGTTAAGGATGTCATTGCTTGGACGACGATGATTTCTGGGTATATGCAGAATTTGTTCGATTGGGATGCCATGGAGCTGTTTGCAGAGATGAACAGATTAGGTGGGAAACCTGAGGAATATGCTTGTAGTTGCGTTCTCCTTTCGTGTAGTTCACTTGAGGCTCTAGAACAGGGTAGGCAAGTCCACGCCTACTCTCTGAAGTCAAATCTTGATTCTGATGGTTTTGTGAGTAACAATTTGATTTATATGTACTCAAAATGTGGCTCACTGGTTGATGCACGAAGAATCTTTGACACTATGGAAAACCTTGATGTCATCTCTTACAATGCTATAATAGAGGGATACTTGAGGCAAGAAAACTTGTATGAAGCTTTTGATCTTTTTGCTAAAATGAGGATGAATTTAATACCTCCAAGCTTGTCAACTTTCATCAGCCTTTTTGGGGTTTCAGCTTCACTAAACACCTTTCAATTGACTAAGCAAATCCATGCCCTTATGCTTAGATCTGGGTTCTCCTTGGACAAATTTGCTGGTAGTGCCTTGATTGATGCATATTCAAAGTGCCTATCTCTTGGAGATGCAAAATTGGTTTTTGAGGAAATGAAAGAGAAAGACATTGTCGTATGGAATGTTATGCTAGGTGGGTATGCTCAACAGCTGGAAAATGAAGAAGCTCTTAAGCTGTATCTGGAGCTACAGCTTTCTGGACTGCAATCAAACGAGTACACATTTGTTACCTTAATTGCAATAGCTAGTAACCTTGCAAGTCTGATACATGGTCTTCAGTTCCACAACCAAATCATGAAGACAGGTCTGAACTATGATCTGTATGTTATGAATGCACTTATTGATATGTATGCTAAGTGTGGGAGCTTGGAAGAGGCAAGAAAAATATTTGATTTTGCCAGTATGGATGATGTGACGTGTTGGAATTCAATGATAATGTCATATGCACTGCATGGAGAAGCTGAAGAAGCTCTTAATATGTTTGAGAATATGATACAGACAGGGGTAAAGCCCAATACTGTCAGCTTTGTTGGTGTTCTTTCAGCATGTAGCCATGTGGGGCTTGTAGACGAAGGATTCCGTCATTTTGGGTACATGTCCAGCATTGGTATCGTGCCAGAAACAGAACATTATGCTTGCATGGTTTCTCTCTTGGGCAGAGCAGGTAAGTTATACGAGGCGAAGGAATTCATTGAGAAGATGCCCATAAAACCAACAGCCAGAGTTTGGAAAAACTTGCTGAGTGCATGTAGAATGAACGATAATGTTAAAATGGCTGAACATGCTGCAGAAATAACAACTTCTATTGACCCAAAAGATAGTGGGTCATATGCATTACTATCAAATACTTTTGCTTCTCAAGGTATGTGGGTTAAAGTAAAGAATGTCAGGGACAAAATGGACAGGACTGGAGTGGTAAAAGAAACAGGATGTAGTTGGATTGAATTGAATAACAAAATCCACTCATTTACTTCAACAGACAGAATGCACCATGCTGCTAATCTTATATATTCTGTTATGGATCATTTGATTCAGCATATGAGAGGCATGATGTATGACAATGCTTCACTTCCTACTCAGTGA
- the LOC113776441 gene encoding agamous-like MADS-box protein AGL80: MTRKKRKYVAIPNKSQRKATLKKCRDCLFRKEKQLSTLCDVEVGVIVQDQEKKDVFVWPSHHEVEEKLMRFLNVPDIDRSRKFSTHESFLTGTVSKIVDHTRKAHEKNDKKEREYLTHKLMKGKITINELDMMQTNGLIQLMLDKMNQCNRRIAQLDMLEEQENQSLSTANQHLPSLVQMRGQNKAGGVWRSGVNAIFPAPELIESYKNDQRFSGYNSNVIIPDKSQICDFKNDQMFFDSQTNAYIPNPKLIEDLKYDNWLREAMFNKPSNTFPSCASDIGFHHTNACSNEGNNMVNHNTAGSSSGGNHMDITPPNVADPSFGTNDGFPEIIVVSP, from the exons ATgacaagaaagaagagaaagtatGTTGCAATTCCAAATAAGAGCCAAAGAAAAGCAACTCTCAAGAAATGTAGAGATTGCTTgttcagaaaagaaaaacagcttTCAACCTTGTGCGATGTTGAAGTGGGTGTAATCGTCCAGGATCAAGAGAAAAAGGATGtttttgtctggccatcacacCATGAAGTTGAAGAAAAGCTTATGAGATTCCTAAATGTACCGGATATTGATAGGAGCAGGAAATTTTCTACACATGAAAGCTTCCTTACAGGAACAGTGAGCAAGATTGTTGATCACACAAGGAAAGCTCACGAGAAGAATGATAAGAAAGAAAGGGAATACCTCACGCATAAACTCATGAAAGGTAAGATTACTATCAATGAACTTGATATGATGCAAACAAATGGATTGATTCAATTGATGCTTGATAAGATGAACCAGTGCAACAGAAGGATCGCACAACTGGACATGTTAGAAGAACAGGAGAACCAGTCACTTTCAACAGCCAATCAACATCTTCCCTCTCTTGTTCAGATGAGAGGACAGAATAAAGCTGGTGGAGTTTGGCGGAGTGGCGTGAATGCAATTTTCCCAGCTCCAGAATTGATTGAAAGCTACAAGAACGACCAAAGGTTCAGTGGCTATAATAGCAATGTAATCATCCCAGATAAAAGCCAGATTTGTGACTTCAAAAATGACCAAATGTTCTTTGACAGTCAAACAAATGCATATataccaaatccaaaattgattgaagACTTGAAGTATGACAACTGGCTAAGAGAGGCGATGTTTAATAAACCAAGCAACACTTTCCCCAGTTGTGCAAGTGACATAGGGTTTCACCATACCAATGCATGTAGTAATGAAGGGAATAATATGGTTAATCATAACACTGCAGGAAGCAGCAGTGGAGGAAATCACATGGATATCACACCACCAAATGTTGCTGACCCTTCTTTTGGAACAAATGATGGATTCCCTGAG ATTATTGTTGTTTCACCTTGA